The nucleotide sequence TCGATCAGTAGCATCACCCGGGAACTCAAGATCAAAGGATATGATATTCACAGGTTGATAATCACAGGATACTTAAGGGCATTGTATGATACCGGATACCTTGAAGAAGAAGAGATCCCGCCTTCAAAAGTATATAAATACAATCACAAAAGGCAGGAGAAGGATATCTACAAACTGCTTGAGAGCCACATAAAGGACATGGATTCAGAATACAAATTCCCGGTGAGCGTTTATATACTTACGACCCTGTTCAACCGACCGTGTTTCAGGTACGAATTAAATTTAGTAGGCGTCACCCCTAAGAATAGTACATATGTAAGGGAATCAAGGAGCGAAAAACTCAAAGAGTTCAGGGAGGGCATCAGCCGCTTTGAGATGCCAGCTGGCGACAAAGCCTTTGAGATGAATGAATTGGATGAAAATATTGTCTCCTATTGTTGTGAAATTATTATTAGCATTATGAAAGATATAATGGATCTTACTGGCCTGAAATCTAAATATCAATCAACTCAAATATCTCAATTTATTGAAAATGAGAAAGTCAATTAAAAAGGTGAAAAATATAGGGCTAAACACTTTAGACTTTGATTTGAATTATTATTATCTCTCTTGCTAACTTATTGCAGACCATCAACCTAGATCACATAATATAAATGATATTATTATATTGTGTCACCAACATATTATTCCAAATAACGGAGGATAAATCCAATTGATAAAACCACCCCGAATAGTGGCATGGGAACTTACCCGGGCCTGCAACCTTGCCTGCCGGCACTGCCGGGCCGATGCGGTCACAAACCTCGATCCCAATGAACTGACCACTGACGAGGCAAAGAATTTCATTGACCAGTTGGTTGAATGTGGTAAGCCCATTCTTATCATGACAGGAGGGGAACCCCTGTTAAGGGACGACTTTTTTGAGCTCGCACAGTACGGCACAGATAAGGATTTAAGAGTAGTTCTTGCCACCAATGGCACATTTATGACACCTGAAATTGCAGCCCGCCTGAAGGACGTTGGCATCCAGCGGATCAGCGTCAGTATAGATGGTTTGGATGCAAAAACCCATGATGATTTCAGATGCGAGCAGGGCTCATTTGATGCAGCCTTGATCGGTATCCAGCACATTAAGGATGCAGGGATTGGATTCCAGATCAACACTACTATCACAAAAAGGAATATTGACCAGATACCTGGAATATTAGACCTGGCAGTACTATTGGAAGCAGAAGCACTGCACATCTTCCTTTTAGTCCCCACTGGCAGGGGCAAGGAGATCGAAGAAGACGAAATACCGCCAGAGGAATATGAGCGGGTGCTGAACTGGTTCTATGACCAGCGCAACAAAGTACCCCTGCAGCTTAAGGCCACCTGCGCGCCTCACTATTTCAGGATCATGCGCCAGCGGGCCAGGGAAGAAGGTATCAAGATTACAAGGGAGACCCACGGTCTGGAGGCCATGACCAAAGGATGTCTTGGGGGCAGTGGATTTTGTTTTGTTTCCCACATTGGTGAAGTATATCCCTGCGGTTACCTCCCTGCCCTGGCCGGTAATATCCGTGAGCAGAGTTTCAGGGATATCTGGGTGGGTTCCAAAGTATTCAACGATATCAGGGACCTAAACAAACTGAAAGGCAAGTGCGGAATATGTGAGTATAGAGCAGTATGCATGGGATGCCGAGCCCGGGCTTATGCAGT is from Methanosarcinales archaeon and encodes:
- the ahbD gene encoding heme b synthase; its protein translation is MIKPPRIVAWELTRACNLACRHCRADAVTNLDPNELTTDEAKNFIDQLVECGKPILIMTGGEPLLRDDFFELAQYGTDKDLRVVLATNGTFMTPEIAARLKDVGIQRISVSIDGLDAKTHDDFRCEQGSFDAALIGIQHIKDAGIGFQINTTITKRNIDQIPGILDLAVLLEAEALHIFLLVPTGRGKEIEEDEIPPEEYERVLNWFYDQRNKVPLQLKATCAPHYFRIMRQRAREEGIKITRETHGLEAMTKGCLGGSGFCFVSHIGEVYPCGYLPALAGNIREQSFRDIWVGSKVFNDIRDLNKLKGKCGICEYRAVCMGCRARAYAVTGDYMSEEPYCIYVPSGSLKT